The following is a genomic window from Geoalkalibacter halelectricus.
GCTGGAAAATCTGATGCAGGGAGGCGCCAAGGTCGAGGTATGCGCCTTGTTCCTGCCCAATCTGGGCAAGAAGCAGGAGGATCTGCTGGAAGGAGTCAGTGCCGCGAAACCGCCGGTCATCACCGAGCTGCTGCTCGACAAGCAGGTGCGGCTGCTGAACTTTTAAATCCGGTATTACAGGGGTGCACAGGATATACAGGATAAGTCAGGACAAAAATTAAGTCTTTTTATCCTTTCCATCCTGTCTATCCCTGTTCATTTTTTTCCAAAGCTTTGCTTGAGTCCCGGGCATGGCGTACCTCAGGTCGTCATGCCCAACTCAAGCATCCCCAGGTTGAGAATCGCGATACCGAAGCCGATGAGGATCAGCGCACTGACCACGCGCACCGCCATGGGGTAGGCGTTGATCAGGCGGATGCGGTGGCGCATGCGCTGCGACGCATAACCCGCCAGCAGCATCGGGATGGCAAAGCCCAGGGAATAAAAGGCCAGCAGCACCACGCCGGAGACCAGGGAGCCCTGGGTCGCCACCAGGGTGAGCACCCCGGAGAGCATGGGGCCCACGCAGGGAATCCACACCAGCCCCAGGGTCAACCCGAGCACCAGGCCCGACCAGCGGCCCTTGCCGCCGGCGCCGATACGCTGGAAGAAATGCAGGTTCTTGAAGAGATTCCAGCCGAAAAGCATCAGCACGCCGAAGAGAATGATAACCACCCCGGCAACCTTCTCGAATACCGGCATGACCGGCGCGATGGCCCCGCCGAACAGGGAGGTAGCCGCGCCCATGGCGATGAAACCGGCGCTCAGGCCGAGCACGATGAGTAGAGGGCGATGGCGGTGGTCCTCTTCGGTGCCGGTGACGATGATGGGCACCACCGGCAGCACGCAGGGCGAGGCGACGCTGGCCAGCCCCGCGAAAACCGCCATCAGCGCGGTTGCCAGGGAAAATTCAACGGGAGTCATGAGGGCCTCAGTTGACCAGTTCGATCAGGCTACGGACCTCGCCCGCGCTTTTGACGCCGGGAGATAAACGCCGGACTTCCTGGCCGGAGGCATCGGCGAGCAGCAATGCGGGCAAGCCGCGAATTCCGTAGCGGGCGAACAGGCCACGGTCCTCGGGAACGGTGGTCTGCACGAAGCGCACCACGACCCGGTCGCGGAATTCCCCTTCCATGCCGGCCAGAATCTGCGCCTGCATGATGCAGGGACCGCCGCTGGGATCAAGAAAGAAAACCAGTTGATGCAGGCCCTGGGTGGAGTTCGGCAGCGCCGCGGAACCACTCTCGGCAACCTGCCCATCGGTGCAACCGACGATCAGGGCGCAGGCCAAAACCAGAAAAACTTTGCGAATCATCCGAATCCTCCAAAAAATGTTTTAACGCAATATACAGAAAATCATATCTGGGGTCAACCGCTCAACACCCTTTTCATCAAAGCCCGTCTTTGGGTGGGAATTTTACGTGGTTTCACATTTCGATCTGCTGGCGCCCGTTTACGAAAAGCTGCTCGGCCCTCCGGACCCCCGGCTCTGGGCGGAGCTGCTCCGCCTGCCTTGCACGGGCATTTTGCTCGATGCGGGAGGCGGCACCGGCCGTGTATCGGGAGCCATGGCCTCGCTGGTGGACCAGGTGGTGGTGAGCGATGTCTCCCGGCACATGCTGCGCCGCGCATACGTGAAAAAGGGCCTTGGTGCGGTTCAGTCCGACGTCGCCACCCTGCCCTTCCCCGACGGCTGTTTCCAGCGCATTCTGGTGGTCGACGCTCTGCATCATTTTCCCCGCCAACAAGCCGCCCTCGCCGAACTGACGCGCGTCCTCGCCCCTGGCGGGCGCCTGGTCATCGAGGAATTCGACATCGCGCGTCTGCCCGTCAAGGCCCTGGCCCTGTTCGAGCGCCTGCTGCTCATGGGCAGCCGTTTCCCCAGCGTGGAACAAATTCTTGCGATGATCAAGAGATGCGGCGTGCGGGGAGAGATCCGACGAGACGGAATGGCGGTGCGGGTCATCGTGGATAAGTGATTTACCCGCCCACAGGGTAAGAGGTTGTGGTGTTTTTGGCTAATCCTAATAGCGTCACTTCGAAGATCTCGACCTGACCCAGACCGATCAGGCCAGGCTTCACCTTGGCTGCAGCGACCGCCGCTTCTACTACAACCCCAAGGGCCCCGCGGTAGTGGAGGTCAGGGACGAATCACGCCTCCCCTCCCCCGAACTTCACCCC
Proteins encoded in this region:
- a CDS encoding thioredoxin family protein gives rise to the protein MIRKVFLVLACALIVGCTDGQVAESGSAALPNSTQGLHQLVFFLDPSGGPCIMQAQILAGMEGEFRDRVVVRFVQTTVPEDRGLFARYGIRGLPALLLADASGQEVRRLSPGVKSAGEVRSLIELVN
- a CDS encoding cytochrome c biogenesis CcdA family protein, coding for MTPVEFSLATALMAVFAGLASVASPCVLPVVPIIVTGTEEDHRHRPLLIVLGLSAGFIAMGAATSLFGGAIAPVMPVFEKVAGVVIILFGVLMLFGWNLFKNLHFFQRIGAGGKGRWSGLVLGLTLGLVWIPCVGPMLSGVLTLVATQGSLVSGVVLLAFYSLGFAIPMLLAGYASQRMRHRIRLINAYPMAVRVVSALILIGFGIAILNLGMLELGMTT
- a CDS encoding class I SAM-dependent methyltransferase, whose product is MVSHFDLLAPVYEKLLGPPDPRLWAELLRLPCTGILLDAGGGTGRVSGAMASLVDQVVVSDVSRHMLRRAYVKKGLGAVQSDVATLPFPDGCFQRILVVDALHHFPRQQAALAELTRVLAPGGRLVIEEFDIARLPVKALALFERLLLMGSRFPSVEQILAMIKRCGVRGEIRRDGMAVRVIVDK